One window of Nostoc sp. C052 genomic DNA carries:
- a CDS encoding microviridin/marinostatin family tricyclic proteinase inhibitor, whose product MPTNTVKTVDVVAVPFFARFLSEQANEGTEVPWTYKYPSDLEDK is encoded by the coding sequence ATGCCTACAAACACAGTCAAAACAGTGGATGTTGTAGCGGTACCATTCTTTGCGCGTTTCTTGTCAGAGCAAGCTAATGAAGGAACAGAGGTTCCTTGGACTTACAAGTATCCTTCAGATTTGGAAGATAAATAA
- a CDS encoding ABC transporter ATP-binding protein/permease, translated as MQTPSVREQNTTNPFSTLIQFWQDVKVVAQPYWYPTKAEGRVFSDVIRSWGMLILLILLIVVIVGANAANSYWNRYVIDIVIEQRDLDKYNSTLWASSLIIVGMVLLVTLLRYVRKKIILDWYKWLNLHILEKYLNNQAYYKINFKSDIDNPDQRLSQEIEPITSIGLRFSSSLLEKSLEMGSSLIILWIVSSQIAIYLVIYTIIGNLIAVYLNQGINKVNQEELAFKADFAYCLTHVRNHAESIAFFQGEEEEFNIIKRRFNNVLKTAECRLNLERGQDAFGRAYQSAISVFSMFILTPLFLQDKIDYGQINQASFACFMFSNALGELISEFGISGRFSSYVKRLAEFSDALQAASKQSENVSTIQIIEEERLAFENVTLQTPNYEQVIVENLSIAVQPGEGLLIVGPSGRGKSSLLRAIAGLWNAGTGRLVRPPLKEVLFLPQRPYIILGTLRQQLLYPHTDRKMSDRELEHILQQVNLQHLLTRVDGFETEVPWENILSLGEQQRLAFARLLITHPSFTILDEATSALDLNNEGNLYQQLQSSKTTFISVGHRESLFSYHQWVLELSQGSNWQLVSMLDYQSQKGIIIKPVEKEQITIDIYPKHELTMKPESAAIATIIGLSHKELQTLTDYSITTIRSKASQKKSVTTKDGITYRYNKNPEVLKWVRV; from the coding sequence ATGCAAACTCCATCTGTGCGTGAGCAAAATACAACAAATCCTTTTTCAACCTTGATTCAATTTTGGCAGGATGTGAAAGTAGTTGCTCAACCTTATTGGTATCCGACAAAAGCAGAAGGAAGAGTATTTTCAGATGTGATTCGCTCATGGGGAATGCTTATTCTCTTAATATTATTAATAGTCGTCATTGTCGGAGCAAATGCTGCAAATAGTTACTGGAATCGCTATGTAATTGATATCGTTATTGAACAGAGAGACCTTGATAAATACAATAGTACTTTATGGGCGTCCAGTCTAATTATTGTCGGGATGGTCTTGTTAGTGACTCTTTTGAGATATGTTAGAAAAAAAATAATTCTTGACTGGTACAAATGGCTAAATCTTCATATTTTAGAAAAATATTTAAACAATCAAGCTTATTATAAAATCAATTTTAAATCTGATATAGATAATCCAGATCAACGCTTATCCCAAGAAATAGAACCTATTACTAGTATTGGCTTGAGATTCTCATCTTCTTTACTAGAAAAATCTTTAGAAATGGGAAGTTCTTTAATAATTCTCTGGATAGTTTCTTCACAAATCGCAATATATTTAGTTATTTATACAATTATAGGTAATTTAATAGCTGTTTACTTGAATCAAGGAATAAATAAAGTTAACCAAGAAGAACTTGCATTTAAAGCAGATTTTGCCTATTGCTTAACTCATGTTCGTAATCACGCTGAATCAATCGCTTTTTTTCAGGGAGAAGAAGAAGAATTCAATATAATTAAGCGCCGATTTAATAATGTTTTAAAAACTGCTGAATGCAGGCTGAATTTAGAGAGGGGACAAGACGCTTTTGGCAGAGCATATCAGTCTGCCATTAGCGTGTTTTCGATGTTTATTCTTACACCTTTATTTCTTCAAGATAAAATCGATTATGGACAAATTAACCAAGCTAGTTTTGCTTGCTTTATGTTTTCTAATGCTCTAGGAGAACTAATATCTGAGTTTGGAATCTCAGGACGATTTTCTAGCTATGTAAAGCGTTTAGCAGAGTTTTCAGATGCACTACAGGCTGCTAGTAAACAATCAGAGAACGTCAGTACTATTCAAATTATAGAAGAAGAACGTTTAGCTTTTGAGAATGTAACTTTACAAACGCCAAACTATGAACAGGTGATTGTTGAAAATTTGTCAATTGCTGTCCAGCCAGGCGAAGGGTTATTGATTGTTGGTCCTAGTGGTAGGGGTAAAAGTTCTTTGTTGAGAGCGATCGCTGGTTTGTGGAATGCGGGAACTGGCCGTCTAGTGCGTCCTCCTCTAAAAGAAGTATTGTTCTTACCGCAACGGCCTTATATCATTTTAGGGACTTTGCGCCAACAGTTGCTTTATCCTCACACAGATAGGAAAATGAGCGATCGCGAACTTGAACACATTTTGCAACAAGTTAACCTGCAACACTTACTTACCCGCGTAGACGGCTTTGAGACAGAAGTTCCTTGGGAAAATATATTGTCTTTAGGAGAACAACAACGCCTCGCTTTTGCACGGTTATTAATTACACATCCTAGTTTCACTATCTTAGATGAAGCAACGAGTGCTTTAGATTTAAATAACGAAGGTAATTTATATCAACAGCTACAATCAAGTAAAACAACTTTTATCAGCGTTGGTCATAGAGAAAGCTTATTTAGTTATCATCAATGGGTGTTAGAACTTTCACAAGGATCTAATTGGCAACTTGTTTCTATGCTAGATTATCAATCGCAAAAAGGTATTATTATTAAACCAGTTGAAAAGGAGCAAATTACAATAGATATTTACCCGAAACATGAACTCACAATGAAACCAGAATCAGCAGCAATAGCCACAATTATAGGACTTTCCCATAAAGAGCTTCAGACATTAACAGACTATTCTATTACTACAATTAGAAGCAAGGCTAGTCAAAAAAAATCTGTTACTACTAAGGATGGTATAACCTACCGCTATAACAAAAACCCGGAGGTATTGAAATGGGTAAGAGTTTAG
- a CDS encoding transposase, whose product MTTALKAINGGSKQRSDRKQASEDKSIRPHCKVSIEDINWVRQQPPSVQQLWLDSVAAEQFGGSAHKLDTNLTYKSLQKAGAALTAQGLFQFEEVFGRLPSGRPGLISYRVRNLHGYYNRFYWESSTSAETNSCDEKAVHTGEKTNVPGRNENHSKVEQIHADLESFQKNGQKNEDLQGFQKPNNVSNYPLTTYQQPTKVVGMVVGSDAPTENSRVEETAHTPLRGASPSPTESASELEDLPVAKDCTTLTLVEAAPSQSTSLLAENQNCGVEPKGCHGGTCSAAPVAENEKSLNSAIAYQTQEEVEQGYSALLLVENSVSGGEVKAAHEGTRFEGLSDLEWKLFEDIFPKQASKRGKGMPHAPYRHVLNSLLYILITGCRWCDILRGDIWASKSSSHRWLKKWRCDGTFEHLQGRILAMPAAGYAYADEKGLINWEFGAVDGSFSPWERRG is encoded by the coding sequence ATGACTACAGCATTAAAAGCAATCAACGGTGGCAGCAAACAGCGAAGCGATCGCAAACAAGCTTCAGAAGATAAATCAATTAGACCGCATTGCAAGGTATCAATTGAGGATATCAACTGGGTTCGTCAGCAGCCTCCATCTGTGCAGCAGCTTTGGTTAGACTCTGTAGCGGCTGAACAGTTTGGTGGTTCTGCCCATAAACTCGATACTAACCTCACCTACAAATCTTTGCAAAAAGCAGGGGCGGCGTTAACGGCTCAAGGACTGTTTCAATTTGAGGAAGTGTTTGGTCGTTTGCCTTCTGGTAGACCTGGGTTGATTAGCTACCGTGTTCGTAACTTGCACGGTTATTACAATCGCTTTTACTGGGAATCGTCCACGTCTGCGGAAACCAATTCTTGTGACGAGAAAGCCGTCCACACCGGGGAGAAAACAAATGTGCCCGGACGGAATGAAAACCACTCCAAAGTGGAACAGATCCACGCCGATTTGGAATCATTCCAAAAGAATGGTCAAAAAAATGAGGATTTGCAAGGGTTTCAAAAACCTAACAACGTTTCTAACTACCCGTTAACTACCTACCAACAACCAACTAAGGTTGTTGGTATGGTAGTTGGTTCTGACGCGCCAACTGAAAATTCGCGTGTTGAGGAAACGGCTCACACGCCCTTGAGGGGCGCGTCGCCTTCACCTACTGAAAGCGCATCAGAACTTGAAGACTTGCCTGTGGCAAAAGACTGCACGACGCTAACGCTTGTGGAAGCTGCACCAAGTCAATCTACTTCTTTGTTGGCTGAAAATCAAAATTGTGGTGTTGAACCGAAAGGCTGTCATGGAGGTACTTGTTCCGCCGCGCCCGTTGCTGAAAATGAGAAATCTTTAAATTCTGCAATCGCTTATCAAACTCAGGAGGAAGTAGAACAGGGTTATTCTGCTTTGTTGTTGGTTGAAAATTCAGTTTCGGGTGGAGAAGTCAAAGCGGCTCATGAAGGCACTCGTTTTGAGGGTTTGAGCGACCTGGAATGGAAGTTATTTGAAGATATATTTCCTAAGCAGGCATCTAAGCGTGGTAAAGGAATGCCTCATGCACCATATCGTCATGTTTTAAATAGCCTGTTGTACATCCTGATTACTGGGTGTAGATGGTGTGACATACTGCGTGGGGACATCTGGGCATCGAAAAGCTCATCCCACCGATGGTTGAAAAAATGGCGTTGTGATGGAACATTTGAACATTTACAAGGACGTATTCTAGCGATGCCTGCGGCGGGCTACGCCTACGCAGATGAAAAAGGACTGATAAATTGGGAATTTGGCGCGGTTGACGGGTCTTTTTCCCCCTGGGAAAGGAGGGGGTGA
- a CDS encoding transposase has protein sequence MTGLFPPGKGGGEEVAYGGKGKGILIHTLTEGNGMPLTNSTTPANGNEREQVLPLLDKVKLKTLKRGRPRKRFKVLATDKGYDSKEKRAALRKRGIRPQIPKRVWKTKKNRGRPIKISVPRFQQERCFAWYQRKYRRLVVRWERQKLYFDAFIDLATIHIWINKILLVG, from the coding sequence TTGACGGGTCTTTTTCCCCCTGGGAAAGGAGGGGGTGAAGAAGTTGCGTATGGTGGCAAAGGCAAAGGTATTCTGATTCACACTCTGACTGAAGGCAATGGAATGCCTTTAACTAATTCCACTACTCCAGCTAACGGTAATGAGAGAGAGCAGGTTTTACCTCTGCTTGATAAGGTAAAATTAAAAACTTTGAAGCGCGGTAGACCACGTAAACGATTCAAAGTGCTGGCTACTGATAAAGGCTACGACTCAAAGGAAAAACGTGCTGCTTTACGCAAGCGAGGTATTCGTCCTCAAATCCCAAAACGAGTTTGGAAAACCAAGAAAAACAGAGGAAGACCCATCAAAATCTCTGTTCCTAGATTTCAACAGGAGCGGTGTTTTGCTTGGTATCAACGCAAATACCGCCGTCTCGTTGTCAGATGGGAACGTCAAAAGCTTTACTTTGACGCATTCATTGACCTTGCTACTATCCACATCTGGATTAACAAAATATTATTAGTGGGATAG
- a CDS encoding response regulator transcription factor, whose protein sequence is MKPINVVIIENENISRIGAATILSETGVIQVCGVAKYGKQGIEIVDKEKPDIVIINIDLPDIDGIDVISTLKSKHTSIRIVVMTANSSRDTINAAISNGADCYYAKNSVREEVGERFVEAVMAAYNNESWIDPTINRILIDSLRSNDTPDRNALDLLSDFSNKEITVLQLAAGGMKNNEIANVMYVSEGTVRSYLHNSFIKLGVKDRLNAIREAIRLGILSFTDMKIEEEVTQKTHTRVKTNQKSQKDTAKTSNKGYKGWVA, encoded by the coding sequence ATGAAACCTATTAATGTTGTCATCATCGAAAATGAGAACATATCTAGGATTGGCGCGGCAACAATATTATCTGAAACTGGTGTAATCCAAGTGTGTGGCGTTGCCAAATACGGAAAACAAGGAATAGAAATTGTTGACAAAGAAAAGCCAGATATCGTAATTATAAATATTGATTTACCTGATATCGATGGCATTGATGTAATAAGCACACTTAAATCCAAACACACATCAATTAGAATAGTGGTTATGACTGCAAATAGCAGCCGAGATACCATTAACGCAGCAATTAGTAATGGCGCAGACTGCTACTACGCTAAAAATAGCGTTAGAGAAGAAGTAGGAGAAAGATTTGTTGAAGCAGTAATGGCTGCGTACAATAATGAATCATGGATTGACCCAACTATTAATCGTATTCTGATCGACAGTCTCAGGTCAAATGACACACCCGATAGAAATGCACTAGATTTGTTAAGTGATTTCTCTAATAAAGAAATCACAGTTCTTCAATTAGCTGCCGGAGGCATGAAAAATAATGAAATTGCCAATGTAATGTATGTTTCAGAAGGTACAGTAAGGTCATATCTACATAATTCATTTATCAAGCTAGGAGTCAAAGATAGGTTAAACGCTATCCGCGAAGCAATCCGCCTGGGAATCCTCAGCTTTACAGACATGAAAATCGAAGAAGAAGTTACTCAAAAAACCCACACAAGAGTCAAAACAAACCAAAAAAGTCAAAAAGATACAGCTAAAACGAGTAATAAGGGATACAAAGGCTGGGTTGCCTAA
- a CDS encoding MvdC family ATP-grasp ribosomal peptide maturase, with translation MHLSRDVVLLITHSGDFFTIDRVAEALSKKGVQPFRLDTDKFPLEVQLTAHFNKSKSYHTIEYNNRSISTEQVQAVWMRRIWEPQLSQELAPKFREACVRESLATLDGFWDSLKEAMWVDNLERIDYANNKLRQLRIASEVGFVIPQTLVTNKAQAAREFFGQVNGKMVSKLLTALSRSMEGNSSFFVYTSIVKEEDLVDAESLRYCPIVFQEQIPKQQELRVVYVNGNVFVGALNADVYAAAKVDWRKPGVEVGAWQHHQLPDEVVNRLKAFMGKFGLLFGALDFIVTPSGEYVFLEINPLGEWGMLEKDLDLPIASAIADALLQRKNE, from the coding sequence ATGCACCTGTCTCGTGATGTTGTTTTATTAATCACCCATAGTGGTGATTTCTTCACAATAGATAGAGTGGCAGAAGCCTTATCAAAAAAAGGGGTGCAACCATTTCGTCTAGATACTGATAAATTTCCTCTAGAAGTGCAATTAACAGCACATTTTAATAAGTCTAAAAGTTACCACACTATAGAATATAACAACCGCTCTATAAGCACAGAGCAGGTGCAAGCTGTATGGATGCGCCGTATTTGGGAACCACAACTGAGTCAAGAATTAGCGCCAAAGTTCCGAGAAGCTTGTGTTAGAGAATCACTTGCAACTTTAGATGGTTTTTGGGACAGTCTCAAAGAAGCTATGTGGGTAGATAATTTAGAGCGGATAGATTATGCAAATAACAAGCTGCGTCAACTGCGGATTGCGTCTGAAGTAGGTTTTGTTATTCCCCAGACTCTTGTTACCAACAAAGCCCAAGCAGCACGAGAGTTTTTCGGGCAAGTTAACGGCAAAATGGTGAGCAAGCTCTTAACTGCTCTTTCCCGCAGTATGGAAGGTAACTCCTCGTTTTTTGTGTACACCAGCATCGTCAAGGAAGAAGATTTAGTTGATGCCGAGTCACTGCGCTATTGCCCAATAGTTTTTCAAGAGCAAATTCCTAAGCAACAGGAATTACGGGTGGTGTATGTGAATGGTAATGTATTTGTGGGGGCGTTAAATGCAGATGTGTATGCAGCAGCCAAAGTTGATTGGCGTAAACCTGGGGTTGAGGTTGGCGCATGGCAACATCACCAGCTTCCTGATGAAGTAGTTAACCGTCTCAAAGCCTTTATGGGTAAATTTGGGCTGTTGTTTGGAGCGTTAGATTTCATCGTCACACCATCAGGCGAATATGTCTTTTTAGAAATCAATCCTCTGGGGGAGTGGGGAATGCTAGAAAAAGATTTAGACTTGCCGATTGCAAGTGCGATCGCAGATGCCCTACTTCAAAGAAAGAATGAATAA
- a CDS encoding LamG domain-containing protein: MINPVNTQTVLTFDREKDYIDFGRNDIGGVFAQGSSAFTVSGWVNPYELTKKATSYGTHNVFFARSSERFSDNFEFGISETESLDVYIDESVSKNIKTFGQGELTTGQWHFFAIIFNSGQLAVYLDDREYNDSFRGSSLNKATSSITLGATLHKQVYFKAQLANISIWNYPCTQAQIQTHRCRPIVGDEEGLVAYWKLDDGQGTTVKNQTGKSYQGNFRGNPIWTLAEIPFATQSSNPVLFAAESFNQEDIQEEIQTETAVIPEENILPLIPLVHASC; the protein is encoded by the coding sequence GTGATAAACCCAGTAAATACACAAACAGTTTTAACATTTGATAGGGAAAAAGATTATATAGATTTTGGCAGAAATGATATTGGCGGCGTTTTCGCTCAAGGGAGTTCAGCTTTTACGGTTTCAGGATGGGTAAATCCATACGAACTAACAAAGAAAGCTACTAGTTACGGAACGCACAATGTATTTTTTGCCCGTTCTTCAGAGAGATTCAGCGATAATTTTGAATTCGGCATCAGTGAAACAGAAAGCCTAGATGTCTACATTGATGAAAGTGTTAGCAAAAATATCAAAACCTTTGGGCAAGGAGAATTAACTACAGGACAATGGCACTTTTTTGCTATTATTTTTAATAGTGGTCAGCTAGCCGTATATCTTGACGATCGTGAATACAACGATTCTTTTAGAGGTTCATCTTTAAACAAAGCCACAAGTTCTATAACTCTGGGAGCAACTTTACACAAACAGGTCTATTTCAAAGCACAATTAGCAAACATTAGCATTTGGAATTATCCCTGTACTCAAGCACAAATTCAGACTCATCGTTGTAGGCCAATAGTTGGTGATGAGGAAGGATTAGTGGCTTACTGGAAATTAGACGATGGGCAAGGTACAACTGTTAAAAACCAAACTGGAAAGTCTTATCAAGGAAACTTTCGTGGTAATCCTATTTGGACTTTAGCAGAAATTCCATTTGCAACACAATCATCAAATCCAGTTCTATTTGCAGCAGAATCATTTAATCAAGAAGATATTCAAGAAGAGATCCAAACTGAAACAGCAGTTATTCCTGAAGAAAATATCTTACCATTGATCCCCCTAGTCCACGCCAGTTGCTAG
- a CDS encoding MvdD family ATP-grasp ribosomal peptide maturase, translated as MTVLIVTFSKDNESIPLVIKEIEARGEKAFRFDTDRYPTEVKLDIYCGDTERVIITDGEQQLDLSEVSSVWYRRMRYGQKIPDSMDKQYRDASINECRATVRGMIASLQGFHFDKMSNLDRANNKQLQLQVAREVGLVTPRTLTSNNPEAVKQFAQECSQGIVTKMLSSFAIYDQQGRENVVFTTPVTNDDLENMEGLRFCPMTFQENVPKALELRTTIVGHRVFTAAVDSQSLSGSTYDWRKEGRALVKNWQPYDLPEDIEKKLLKLMAYFGLNYGAIDIIVMPDGRHVFLEVNPVGEFFWMEIYPPHYPISQAIAEVLLTNKN; from the coding sequence ATGACCGTATTAATAGTTACGTTTAGTAAAGACAACGAAAGTATTCCTCTAGTTATCAAAGAAATTGAGGCTAGAGGAGAAAAAGCATTTCGGTTTGACACAGACAGATATCCCACCGAAGTCAAGCTAGACATTTACTGCGGCGATACTGAACGGGTAATTATTACTGATGGCGAACAGCAGCTAGATTTGAGTGAAGTCTCCTCAGTTTGGTATCGGCGAATGCGCTACGGACAAAAAATTCCCGACTCAATGGACAAGCAATACAGAGATGCGTCAATTAACGAATGTCGCGCCACAGTCAGGGGTATGATTGCTAGTCTTCAGGGATTCCACTTTGATAAAATGTCCAATTTGGATCGGGCTAATAATAAGCAACTCCAATTGCAAGTTGCACGCGAAGTTGGTCTTGTAACTCCACGTACCCTGACTTCAAATAATCCAGAAGCAGTCAAGCAATTTGCTCAAGAGTGTAGCCAAGGTATAGTTACCAAAATGCTTTCTTCCTTTGCTATTTACGATCAGCAAGGGCGAGAAAACGTTGTGTTTACCACTCCAGTTACAAATGACGATCTGGAGAATATGGAAGGACTGCGTTTTTGTCCAATGACCTTTCAAGAAAATGTGCCCAAGGCGCTGGAGTTGCGGACAACTATTGTCGGACACCGCGTATTTACTGCCGCAGTAGATTCCCAAAGCTTGTCAGGATCTACCTATGACTGGCGCAAAGAGGGGAGAGCCTTAGTTAAAAATTGGCAACCCTACGACTTGCCAGAAGATATTGAGAAAAAACTGCTCAAACTAATGGCTTATTTTGGCTTAAACTATGGAGCAATTGATATTATTGTCATGCCCGATGGTCGCCATGTATTCCTCGAAGTTAACCCAGTCGGGGAATTTTTTTGGATGGAGATATATCCACCACACTACCCCATTTCGCAGGCGATCGCAGAAGTATTACTGACTAATAAAAATTAG
- a CDS encoding DUF6753 family protein yields MTNIAKVVEKVVAEYSEEKKAEVTDWILKLGIRPDDPLFNLYAELGTTQFALQQLPARLDSLVVGWTDMVDDKLNSASKVAIQQQKSAIAEAAKDLVKMTKQAGGVFPHLGVSNWRLAQVAGVLGFVLALGTAIGVFTYKTIAGSVIFQQAASGSAILQPEDKKLLDWAKSNEGNMARSIYVKNAAIIKTCRQQKKYSGGCIIAVD; encoded by the coding sequence ATGACTAATATTGCAAAAGTTGTTGAAAAAGTTGTTGCAGAATATTCTGAAGAAAAAAAAGCAGAGGTTACTGATTGGATACTGAAATTGGGTATTCGGCCTGATGACCCCTTGTTTAACCTATACGCAGAACTGGGTACAACTCAGTTTGCGTTGCAGCAGCTACCAGCTAGGCTTGACTCCCTTGTAGTGGGTTGGACTGACATGGTAGACGATAAGCTTAATAGCGCTTCTAAAGTGGCAATACAACAACAAAAGAGTGCGATCGCAGAAGCGGCGAAAGATTTAGTTAAGATGACTAAGCAAGCTGGTGGGGTTTTCCCTCACTTGGGTGTAAGTAATTGGCGATTGGCACAAGTGGCCGGGGTATTGGGTTTTGTACTAGCTTTAGGGACTGCAATTGGTGTTTTTACATACAAGACCATCGCTGGAAGTGTAATTTTTCAGCAGGCGGCTTCTGGATCTGCCATCTTACAACCTGAAGATAAAAAGCTTCTGGATTGGGCTAAATCCAATGAAGGTAACATGGCACGTAGTATTTATGTTAAAAACGCCGCCATCATTAAAACTTGCCGCCAGCAGAAAAAGTATTCAGGTGGCTGCATAATTGCAGTTGATTAA
- a CDS encoding transposase translates to MISQYSILGATDGLAFVAYISQKLVPNLWKGAYLIMDNCSIHKSGEIEKIIATGAKLIYLPPYSPDFSPIDSCRSKIKIYYVL, encoded by the coding sequence GTGATTAGTCAATATAGTATTTTAGGTGCAACTGACGGACTGGCATTTGTGGCTTATATTTCTCAAAAATTAGTTCCAAATCTGTGGAAAGGTGCTTATCTAATTATGGATAATTGTTCAATTCATAAAAGTGGAGAGATTGAGAAAATAATCGCAACTGGAGCTAAATTGATTTATTTACCACCATATTCCCCTGATTTTTCGCCAATTGATAGTTGTAGATCAAAAATTAAAATATACTATGTTCTATAG